The Candidatus Sysuiplasma jiujiangense genome includes the window ATGACGCCTGCCGACATGAATAGCACTGCGGTGATGAGCCCGTGGGAGAACATCTGGAAATCAGCAACTGTTATACCCAGCGGATTAATCTGCCCGGTTTTTGGATTCAGCGTAAAAATTGCGGCTGCTATAGCAAGGAGAACAAGGCCCATATGACTTATGGATGAGTTTGCGATCATCCGCTTCAGATCCTTCTGCGCCATGCTGACCCATGCACCGTAGAGTATGCTTATCACTGCAAGGACGACGATCAGATATTCGAAGTATTTTGCACCATAAGGCAGGGTGGGCACAGCGATACGTATCAGCCCGTACGAGCCCATCTTGAGCAGGAGGGATGCTAGCAGGACGCTTCCCCCCGTGGGCGCATCTGTATGCGCATCGGGAAGCCAAGTATGGAACGGGAAAACAGGCATCTTTACGATGAAACCGAAGAACAGGCCCAGAAACACTATTACCTGAAAATAGAGGGGGAAGAGAGGCGAGACCGCGGCAATCTTTGTAATTGAGAATGTAAACGGTTTTGCAGGGTAGAAGCTGTGATATTCAAAATAAAGAGCAAAGAAGGAGAGAAGCATTACAAGACTCGACGCGTGTGTATATATGAAGAATTTTGTGGCGCTGTATATCCGCTTCTGAGAGCCCCAGATCAGTATTATGAAATACATCGGGACGAGAACCACTTCCCAGAAGATGTAGAAGATGAAGTAATTGAGCGTTGTAAAGACACCCAGGACTCCAGTTTCGACCAGCAGAATCATGGAGAAATACTGATTTGACCTGTGCTCAACGTCCCAGGAGAACAGAACAACCAGGAAGGAGACAAGGAGAGTGAGAAAAACCATCGGCAGTGCTATGCCATCCACTCCGACGGCGTAGCTTATCCTGAAATATGAGGTGCTAATCCACGTGTAATGCTCTGAGAACTGATACCCGGGATTGCCGTAATTGAATGACACGAGCATGTAAATGCCTAGAAGAAGAGGAATGAAACTGAATATTGCAGCGACTGCCCTGTTCTTCCGCAGATCTGCAGGCATTGCAAGCAGAAGTGCAAAACCCGCGGCCAGAAATATGAGCATCAGCGATATCAGGAACAACAAATCACACCCCCAGAATCGGGAACAGAATCAGCACTATCGCGAGCAATATCACTCCGAGTATGATTACATCGGCATAACTCTGGACAAAGCCGGTTTCACTCTTCCTCACCTTTTCCGAGGACCATACGAAGAACCTGCCTATCCCGTTGACCAGGCCGTCTATTCCCTTCCTGTCAAAGAAGTCGAGGCCACGGGAAATTTGATACCCAATCCATTCGCCCATGCCATCGTAGAGTTGAGGAAAATAATACCTTTCAGAGAGAAGCGTGAATATTCTTTTTCCCGCAGGTCCTGAA containing:
- a CDS encoding NuoM family protein, with product MFLISLMLIFLAAGFALLLAMPADLRKNRAVAAIFSFIPLLLGIYMLVSFNYGNPGYQFSEHYTWISTSYFRISYAVGVDGIALPMVFLTLLVSFLVVLFSWDVEHRSNQYFSMILLVETGVLGVFTTLNYFIFYIFWEVVLVPMYFIILIWGSQKRIYSATKFFIYTHASSLVMLLSFFALYFEYHSFYPAKPFTFSITKIAAVSPLFPLYFQVIVFLGLFFGFIVKMPVFPFHTWLPDAHTDAPTGGSVLLASLLLKMGSYGLIRIAVPTLPYGAKYFEYLIVVLAVISILYGAWVSMAQKDLKRMIANSSISHMGLVLLAIAAAIFTLNPKTGQINPLGITVADFQMFSHGLITAVLFMSAGVIQHHAGTRDMSKLGGLARKMPTLATLMMGGFLASLGMPGMIGFAAEFSVFYVTYLSFGLLLIIPIFTVVLTAGYYVWSMQKTIFGPDSKEISMNDIHDGNWFESFPMAVLLLIIVVFGILPWFMFNPINIAVAHYYSMMAGALK